The window GGTTCTCATCCAGCTTTTTGCTCAAGCCGCACCAACTGCGCCATTGGCAAAATGATTTTCTTGCGAAAAAAGGACTGCCTCACCACCTTATTTCTATGTTGTCAGGCAGAAAGAGCGCCGAGCAGACACTGACCTATATCCATACCACTGACGCTCAAAACGCTTCTGTCATTGGGGATATCTCTTACTCTAATGAACCAGAAAGCGAGGTCGAAAATAAGCTAAAGCTTCGTATCTCGACCATGGAACAATTTAATGAGGCTATCGACAATGAAACGCCGACTTTTGTTCATGAGACAGGCTTTTGCGATCAAAACCTTGCCCTCTCACCCTGCACGTATATGTCGGAGTTTGAAACGCAATGTGCGTTATGCTCATCTTCTTGTCATGTAACCCATGATAGGGAGGCAATCGACTTACTCCAGAAGGATTTGAAAGTGCAAACGCACAACTTGGAAAGGGTTCAGGCGTCTATCAACTTTGAAACAAGTGAAGGGCAGCACAAGTGGTACAAAACCCATTATCGCAATACTTGCATGCTAAAAAAACTCATTGAAGTGCTGTCCGATGAGGCAATAGAAGAAGGTCGTATGGTGCGATTGCTAGCTCGTTCAAACAGCATAAGAATCACTAATTTAGAGACCCAAACGGTGGAAGAGCAAAAGTTAGCGTTGCCTGATGCCGAGCAAGCCCTGCAAGCTGCTATTGAGGCAAAAAACGACAATAAAAGAGATAAAGCCACAGATAATTTCTTAGGCTTTTTGGGCTCACTCTAGGGTAAACAATATGGCACTTAAATCACTAGAAACCGACCAACAAATTTCCATACAGGCCCTTATTCGAAGCTGGGAAGGCAAGTTAACCTGGGATTTATTAGTCACAAAAATAGAATCCAGCTTAGGTATTGCCACAACGAGACAAACGCTCGACAAGTACGCCAATATCAAGCACGAGTACAAGCAGAAAAAGCAAGTTTTAAGGGGCAAGCCTGTTTCGCCTGAAAACAAGGAATTGCTTACTTACTTGCAAAAAGACGTGGATTTAGCAGAAAAGGTGATACAGCTGGAAGCGCAACTTACGGTCGCACAGTCAGAGATTGGTAAGCTTCAGGCTTTCATTCAAAAGTTATCCAGCATAGGCAAAACTAACCCAAGTGTCATGGATGTGTTTCAAAAGACCTTACAAGACGTTGAGCGCAGCAATAAGTAGAAATAGAGCTAAACCTCGAATTACGATATAGCGAGAGATAACATGGCAAGTGGTCAGCAGAAAGCACAGCAAAACTTGGAAGCATTTGAAGTGTGGAAAGCCACACAGACGGACGATGACTTTAAGCAAATCATGTTCCGAGGTCAGCTTAATCGAAACGAGGTGGCAAAGGGCATCGGCTGTGGAAAATCGGCGTTAAACCAAAACCCTGCCCTCAAAGAAGCGCTCAAAGCCTTAGAAGATAAACTGCGCGGCAAAGGTGTCCTGCCACCGTTGAGCGACGCTGCCAACAAAAATGAGGGCAAACCTCAAGCCTACGACAACACAGCAAATCGAAAGCTGCTCGATTCAAAACGGGTGTCGTCATTAGAAGCTGAGAACATTGAATTGAAAGCCAAGGTCAGGGAGCTTGAAAAGCGACTTGAGCGCTTTGGTGAGCTATCTGAAACTTTATCCGAAATGGGGTTGATGCCACGATGAATAGCGCTTTGCATGAAGACCAAATGCGTGTCACCAGTATCCCTTATCGCTCGAACAAGATGGTGATATTCAGCGGTGTACCGCTGGCGAAAGACTCTTACAAAACTAATAGTGGGAAGTATTACGTCACAATCAAAGCCGACCCCGATAGTATCCCTGTGCTTCCAACGCTGGGTCAGCACTGGTCAGTCAAAGGCGCTCGCCAGATAGAAAATATGGAGATGGGTGATTATGTCATGCAGCAGCACACGTATGAATCACCCAAGCATGTTGAATGCATGCTGCCCGAAACTGGCGAACAACTCATTCGTTTTATCGCAAGAGAAACTGACTTTAAAGGCATTGGTGAAAGCAAAGCTAGGGCGCTCTGGCAGCTCTTAGGTAAAGACTTCCATGCCACACTGCAAAATGACATCCCAGACTCTAGAAAGCGTCTAACATCGATTCTGAGTGACGATTCAGTGGAAGCGCTCTTTAAGGGGTACGCCAAATATAAAAATCTGGCACATTGCAACTGGATGAGTGAGCACAACATCCCCGCCAGTGTGCAGCAACGGCTGCTCAAGCATCACGGTGAAGCCTCTATAGAGGTAATTAAAGATAATCCTTATGCTTTGATGGGCTTTGGTCTTTCGTTCAGTGCCATTGAAGATATTATCAAGGCAACGGATTTTAAGAGCGATGTTGCGAAGGATGACCCAAGAAGGCTCAGCGCGGCTCTGGAAATGTCTATTCGCAAAGAGATTGAAAAAGGTCACACCTATACCACTCATGCCAATGTGCGCCCTTACCTCAACAAACTATTGAAAGACAAAACACTGGTCACTCAGTCGTTCCAATCCGGCCATGATAAAGCTCAGTATATTTTAAATCCCGACACAGGAGCCTACCACCCAACGGCGCAACTTCTGATGGAAAGTGTCGTTGCCAAACGGCTTAATGCACTGACTAAGCGAAATGACTTATTTGATGAAAACGCCAATGCTGCCTATTGCTCTGCGGCTGCGGAACTGCCCTATGACTTAACCTCCAAGCAAATCGAGGCCGCAATAACATGCCTGGACAACTCTGTAAGCTGCATTACTGGCGGTGCTGGGACTGGCAAGACAACGGTACTTAGAACGGCTCTCAGGGCTTACCGTCAACTCGGCTTTGAGATACACGCGGTTGCGCTCAGTGGTCGCGCTGCAATGAGGCTACATGAGTCAATCGGCTTTATCACTTCAACTATTGCTAAGTTACTTCGTAAGGAACCGATTGAGCCAAGTGTTGAGCAGCCGAATCATCTACTGGTGATTGATGAAGCGAGCATGATTGACTTGCCGACGATGTATCGCCTTGTGAATCACATTCATCCCTCTGTACGATTGATATTCACTGGCGACCCGGACCAACTACCACCGATCGGCTGTGGTAAGGTACTGGCAGATATCGTTAAAGCAAAAACGGTGGCTAATACGATGCTGGATATCGTCAAGAGACAGGAAGGTTCAACGGGTATCCCTGAATACTCAATGCTCATCAATCAAGGTGTGATACCTGATCAATTAAGCACGGGGACAATACACTTTCACGAAACCAGCACAACAGACATTGCCAAAGTCTGTTGTGAGCTTTACCAAGAGTCCCCTGAAAGCAGTCGTGTCATGGCTCCAACCAAGGCGCTCGTATCAGAAATTAATAAACTCACCCAACAAGCGGTCAATCCAAACAGCGATAGCCTTGAATTCGAAATCAATGGCGACAAGTTCTTTCTACCACTTAGCTTGAATGATGCGGTTTTATTCACGCAGAATCATTACGAGAAAGGCATTCAGAACGGCTCTCTTGGCACTCTAACCAGCGTCAAGCCTTCTGGTGACAGTTACGGTGAAGTAACACTGGATACGGGTGAAAAGGTCGAGGTAACACAAACCGTTCTAGACTGCATGGAGTTGGGTTATGCAATCACCTTGCACAAAGCTCAAGGATCACAGTTCCCGCGCATCATTATCGCCCTGCAAAAAGGAAGAATAGTTGATAGAGCTTGGCTCTATACTGCAATTACGAGGGCTGAAAGTGAAATTCATATTGTCGGTAGTAGCAAGGAAATGAAGCAGATTACCGAAGCACTTAGCCACTCTCATAAGAGGAACAGTTACCTGGAAAAGCTGTTGCAGTAGTATTTTGTTGCAGTAGGTATTTAAAACTCGTTTATGCCCCAAGACGTGTTTAGAACGCATGAAACCATCATGAGATTTATTTGTGAAACAGGCTGTTTCACAAATCATTCTGAATCAAAAATGTCGGGTGGACGACACTTGTTACCAAGTGCCGTCTCCCTAAGAACCCAGCGTGCAACTTTCACTGCACTAGGCTCAAGCCTCCACGAAGGCATCGTTTGATACCCAGCAACTTATAAAGCAGTCGAAGCAGGTTCGTTCCAAGAGTTACGAGCTAGCCTTTTAGATTTTCTCTTTACCAAGTATTCTTGGTAAAGAGGGTCAAAGGGTGTCGCTGCACTTCGGATTTTCACATGCCTTTCTATTGGCACTTTGGCTATTTGGAAGAGATTGAACTGGCAATCCATATCCATGATCTTCTGCCAACCGTGAAACTGCCACTGGCCTTTTCGGTTGATGAAGTATTTTAGGGCGATCCAAGTTTTAGACTTTGTTGGATGGCGCCTTTTTGCCCAGTGCCACAATGTATGGAATAGCTTGTGGCCTACATATCCGAATACTTGTTTGGCAACGCAGTGTCGGTAGTAATTCGACCACCCCCTAAGTTTCGGATTTATCAGTTTGATAAGATCATTCACTGGTAAGGTTACGTGCGTTTTGACGAGTTCACGCAGATTACTCAAGAACATCAAAGTGTTAGATTTACTCGGTTTAATGAGCAATTTCCCTTTGTACTTCCTATGGTTAAAACCTAGGAAATCAAAGCCATCGTTGATATGAGTAATGTGCGTTTTCTCTTCGGATAATGTTAAGCCTCTTTCCGCTAAGAAATCAGCAATCAACGGTTTGATATCGTTCTCGAGTACTTCTTTTGAAGCGCAAGTGACGACGAAATCGTCGGCATATCCAATAAAGTTAGCTCTTGCTCCTTTCTTAAGCGCGGTAGACTTAATGCGCTGTTCGAGACCCGATAACGTCATCAACATCAAGGTGGGGGATATAATTCCGCCTTGAGGAGTGCCTTCGTCGGTGTCGTAAAACAGCCCTTTGTCTACAAAGCCTGACTTTAGCCATTGCTCCAACATCCGTTTATCGATGGCGATGTTATCCATAAGCCATTGATGCCCGATTTTGTCGAAGCAAGCTTTAATATCTCCTTCAAGAACCCATTTAGCCGATTTCTTTAAAGCCAAACACTTGAAGCACTGGTCGACAGCGTCAGCCGTGCTACGATTTGTTCTAAAGCCATAACTATTCGGGTCGGCAGTTGTTTCTGATATAGGCTCTAGCGATAATAGGTGTAGTGCTTGTTGTGCTCTGTCTATCATGCATGGGATGCCCAGAGGTCGAAGCTTGCCATTCTTTTTGGGGATATAGATACGCCTGAGTGGTTTCGCTTGGTAAGCTTTCCGACTCAGTTGATTTACTGCTTTCATACGACGCGTGTCTGTATTCCAGACAACGCCGTCTATTCCAGGCGTTTTACTGCCTTTATTTTGAGAAACTCGCTTAACAGCAAGAAGTTTTGCTGAGCGAGAGTGAGTCAGTATCCACTGCAATGCTTTTGCTTTGCCGTGTTTACCGTCTCTAGTTGCCTTTGCGATACGCATTTGAAGCTTTAAGACGTTCGCCTCTACGGCCTTCCAGTTAATGGATTGCCACAGTGCACTGTCAGAAGATGCACTAATCTCATTCGAAATCGTCATTTGCTTTTCTTCCTTAATAAAGTTCTTCAAACTCTCTCGCAACGAGAGACCAGTTGGAAGTGGGCTCACTTTCGTGATCAGGCATAAACCTGTATCTGCGTCATTACAATGCAGCCTTTGCTTTTTCCAACCTCCTCTACCCGCATCACTATCGGCCACAGGGGCTTTCCCGTAGGGAGAGATACAGGCTTACCGTGTTCCGTATGTCACGCAATGTCAGTTTAGATGCCCGCTATGGTGCGGAGAGTTCAATGATCACGAAAGAGCATGGGGCAATCTCTTTCCGACTCTCGTGCCTTTTGGCTACAGCGTATTAACCACTTCCGCTGTTTCACAACATAACGCACCTTACGCGGATTCACTTATGTTCATCATGCTGACTACCTAGCACTCACCCGATGTTGTGGTTATCAGGAGGATCGTTATCTCACGATTTCAATCCCGATTGGAAAATACCAACCTTCGTTACATTGTCAAAGCCGCTACTTTATTCAGGCTCCTAGGTTCATCTGGTGATACAGATGGTTCACTCGTTTAGCGGTGAACAGCGCTTCATACGACTTCACGTCGCACGCCCCAAAGCTGTTTAGAACAATTGCCCATCAATCTACTATTCATACTTATTTGCTATACCTGAAATAATGTTGTGATGAGTGATGTTCCTGAGAGTAAGCACTTTATATAACTCCCATTTGCAAGCGTTATGTGCAAATTTTTCCGATTCAGGTAGGTTGGACTCTTTTGCTCGCTTTCAAAAAGCGAGCAAAAGAGTCTAGCTTGAAATTACCCTAAAGCTTCAGCTGTAAGGATGTGGAGTGTCTAGAAAAGTGGGAGCGATCCAGCCTTCACCAGAACGATGATCCGCACCAGCAGTTTTGGACACTGAGTTAAGTGAGTACAATCACTAATGAGGTGAACCATGACAATTAAGAAGAAACGTATTATCCATTCTCCTGAATTTAAAGCAGAAACCCTGAAGCTGGCAGAGAAAGTGGGAGTCGCTGCAGCCGCAAGACAGCTCTCGTTACATGAATCTCAGATCTACGGTTGGCGAAAAGCCACAAAGAAGAATTCGAGTATTAGCCAACGAGAACAAGAATTGGCCGTTGAAGTCGCTAAGCTAAAGAGGCAGTTGGCAGAGCAAGCAGAAGAGCTAGAAATCGTAAAAAAGGCCGCCACCTACTTCGCGAAAAATCTAAAGTAAATTGCTA of the Vibrio lentus genome contains:
- a CDS encoding VPA1267 family protein; protein product: MASGQQKAQQNLEAFEVWKATQTDDDFKQIMFRGQLNRNEVAKGIGCGKSALNQNPALKEALKALEDKLRGKGVLPPLSDAANKNEGKPQAYDNTANRKLLDSKRVSSLEAENIELKAKVRELEKRLERFGELSETLSEMGLMPR
- a CDS encoding AAA family ATPase, producing MNSALHEDQMRVTSIPYRSNKMVIFSGVPLAKDSYKTNSGKYYVTIKADPDSIPVLPTLGQHWSVKGARQIENMEMGDYVMQQHTYESPKHVECMLPETGEQLIRFIARETDFKGIGESKARALWQLLGKDFHATLQNDIPDSRKRLTSILSDDSVEALFKGYAKYKNLAHCNWMSEHNIPASVQQRLLKHHGEASIEVIKDNPYALMGFGLSFSAIEDIIKATDFKSDVAKDDPRRLSAALEMSIRKEIEKGHTYTTHANVRPYLNKLLKDKTLVTQSFQSGHDKAQYILNPDTGAYHPTAQLLMESVVAKRLNALTKRNDLFDENANAAYCSAAAELPYDLTSKQIEAAITCLDNSVSCITGGAGTGKTTVLRTALRAYRQLGFEIHAVALSGRAAMRLHESIGFITSTIAKLLRKEPIEPSVEQPNHLLVIDEASMIDLPTMYRLVNHIHPSVRLIFTGDPDQLPPIGCGKVLADIVKAKTVANTMLDIVKRQEGSTGIPEYSMLINQGVIPDQLSTGTIHFHETSTTDIAKVCCELYQESPESSRVMAPTKALVSEINKLTQQAVNPNSDSLEFEINGDKFFLPLSLNDAVLFTQNHYEKGIQNGSLGTLTSVKPSGDSYGEVTLDTGEKVEVTQTVLDCMELGYAITLHKAQGSQFPRIIIALQKGRIVDRAWLYTAITRAESEIHIVGSSKEMKQITEALSHSHKRNSYLEKLLQ
- the ltrA gene encoding group II intron reverse transcriptase/maturase; protein product: MTISNEISASSDSALWQSINWKAVEANVLKLQMRIAKATRDGKHGKAKALQWILTHSRSAKLLAVKRVSQNKGSKTPGIDGVVWNTDTRRMKAVNQLSRKAYQAKPLRRIYIPKKNGKLRPLGIPCMIDRAQQALHLLSLEPISETTADPNSYGFRTNRSTADAVDQCFKCLALKKSAKWVLEGDIKACFDKIGHQWLMDNIAIDKRMLEQWLKSGFVDKGLFYDTDEGTPQGGIISPTLMLMTLSGLEQRIKSTALKKGARANFIGYADDFVVTCASKEVLENDIKPLIADFLAERGLTLSEEKTHITHINDGFDFLGFNHRKYKGKLLIKPSKSNTLMFLSNLRELVKTHVTLPVNDLIKLINPKLRGWSNYYRHCVAKQVFGYVGHKLFHTLWHWAKRRHPTKSKTWIALKYFINRKGQWQFHGWQKIMDMDCQFNLFQIAKVPIERHVKIRSAATPFDPLYQEYLVKRKSKRLARNSWNEPASTAL